The genomic interval GCCCCCTAAAGTGTTAAAAATTTTTTAAAATCTTTCGCAACTTCATTTTTATCATATTTTTGTAAACTAAGAAAAAACTGACATATAGTTCAGGTTATTAAGGCTAAAAATATTGGATAATTAAAATTTTATCATTAAAAAATAGAAATGATATGTCAGTTTTTTTAGCATAACCGTTCCACAAATTTTTTTCCTTAAATTAAGCTGCGATAACATCAATAAAAAACCTTTAGGCCGAAAGATATTAAATTTTAAAGTTTTGATTTTATTTATTTGAAAATAAAAAATAGTTACATTACAATGTATGTATTTTTAAAAATAAAATACATAGGAATGAATATGGAATTACAAAATTTTAATCCGTGGTGGAAGGATAGCAAAATTTCTTCTGATTTTTGCGGTAAAAAAAGAAAAGTATTTGACGAAGTTGTTAAATATATTGATAAGCGCCCGATTATATTATTTACAGGATTACGAAGAGTTGGAAAAACAACTCTTATGTATCAAATAATCAATAAACTTTTAACCGCTGGTGTGAAACCTTACGATATTCTATATTTTTCATTTGATGAGATGAAATATGATCTTGATGACATTATCAAACAATATGAAATAACTGTGCTTAAAAATGATATTCACAAACAAAAAATTTATCTTTTTCTCGACGAAATACAAAAACTATCAGGCTGGATTGAAAAAGTTAAAATTCTCTATGATATAAATCCTAAATTAAAAATATTTCTTACAGGTTCGGCTCGGATAACAATGTATAAAGAAACACGAGAAAGTCTCGCCGGAAGATTTTTCGATTTTCAAATAAAACCATTGGATTTTGAAGAGTATCTCGATTTCAAAAACGTTGAAATAGATAAGGAAAGAGAAAAAATATTCGAAAAAGATTTAAAAATAGAGATGTCAAATTTTCTAATAACAGGCGGTTTTATTGAGACGTTTGATTTTGAAGATTTTATGATTAAAAAATATTTCAAAGAAAGTATCCTTGAAAGGGTTCTGTTTATTGATATACCTCAGACATTCAGAATAGATTTGCCGGAACTTCTTTTAAAGGTATTAAACATTACCGCATCAAGAACAGGATTTTATCTCGATTACAAAAATTTAAGCAATGATCTTAAAATCGATCATAGGACTATGGCTAATTATATTTCTTATCTCGAATATTCACTATTTTTACAAAAGCTTTATAACTATTCACCTAACCATCTTACCAGTGAAAAAAAGATGAAAAAACTTTATCTTTCCAATACAGCCTTTACATTAGCTTTAAATCCTCAAATCGACTTGCCAGCTCTTCTTGAACAGTTTTTTGTAAATAGTCTTGATGCTAAATTTTTTTTAAAAACACCTCAAAAAGAAGAAATAGATATTATATACGTTAAAGATACGCTTATACTTCCTGTTGAGATAAAAATTAGAGAGAAAATAAGCAAAGAAGATTTAAAGACTCTTTTTAAATTCCTTGAAAAAAATGATTTAAAAGAAGGCTTACTAATCACCCTTGATACTGAAACAAAATTTCAAAGAGACAAGTTTATTATAGATGCAATACCTTACTGGATGTATTGGAGCATAGCAGAATGGCTTTTTAAACTTGAACATTAAGTTATTCATCCATAATTTTGTGTAAATTTTCACGTTTCTTTTTCGTTGCACAATTTATCGTGGTTTTCGATGCTCTTGTTATTTTCATTTTCTAATGCCTTAATCAATTTTTCAGTTTTTCTTTTACTACGTCTTAATCCGTATAATCTTGCAGTAAAGCATGTTACAAGACTAACAAAATCTTGCATTAAATCTTCTTTATCATTAACGGCCTTATTAATAATTTCAATTCGACAGCCTTTTGACGCCATAAA from Desulfobacterales bacterium carries:
- a CDS encoding ATP-binding protein codes for the protein MELQNFNPWWKDSKISSDFCGKKRKVFDEVVKYIDKRPIILFTGLRRVGKTTLMYQIINKLLTAGVKPYDILYFSFDEMKYDLDDIIKQYEITVLKNDIHKQKIYLFLDEIQKLSGWIEKVKILYDINPKLKIFLTGSARITMYKETRESLAGRFFDFQIKPLDFEEYLDFKNVEIDKEREKIFEKDLKIEMSNFLITGGFIETFDFEDFMIKKYFKESILERVLFIDIPQTFRIDLPELLLKVLNITASRTGFYLDYKNLSNDLKIDHRTMANYISYLEYSLFLQKLYNYSPNHLTSEKKMKKLYLSNTAFTLALNPQIDLPALLEQFFVNSLDAKFFLKTPQKEEIDIIYVKDTLILPVEIKIREKISKEDLKTLFKFLEKNDLKEGLLITLDTETKFQRDKFIIDAIPYWMYWSIAEWLFKLEH